A genomic segment from bacterium encodes:
- a CDS encoding glycoside hydrolase family 30 protein has protein sequence MAPRSATRAIPILAVLVVLTTAPAVAGPTDRPDSTATILVTSAAGARQARVANLPLEAGPAPRDGRVVVSVAPDRPRQVIDGIGTSFTESSAFVLAHLDPARRAEVVARLFGAEGADFTLARTHLGSCDFSVEGRYSYAERPDDRQLASFSIAPDSAGFDPSRYPGVRDPAYDLLPFVREALALKRGRPDSPLRIVASAWTAPPWMKDIGTWYIPGSAANGWQGSGGWLKDEHFATYADYLVKALEAWDAAGVRFWALTPVNEPHGNGGHWESMHFTPGSQNVFIRRDLGPRLWASRVPNTRLLVYDQNRDGLEPWLDAILGDRDTAPYVYGAAIHWYGSTVKVFDDVLEMAHRRYPDFAIVHTEGCIDALGTPAPGGITDPDGFTEEPLWFGNDAWWWEAHATDWAYTATWAGPGAADHPKYVPVHRYARNIIVSLDHWVTGWIDWNAVLDRRGGPNHVDNFCGAPVMIDTDTGEIHYTPVYHVLAQFSRTIRPGDRAVTVTRDLAGRDADALHACATMNADGLVSVQLLNTTGAALAIGLEIGDRHLDLTVPANAVQTVRVAGTTSP, from the coding sequence ATGGCGCCCCGCTCCGCGACTCGAGCCATCCCGATCCTGGCCGTCCTCGTCGTCCTGACCACCGCCCCCGCCGTGGCGGGGCCGACCGACCGGCCCGACAGCACCGCGACGATCCTCGTGACCTCGGCCGCGGGCGCCCGCCAGGCGCGGGTCGCGAATCTCCCCCTCGAGGCCGGGCCCGCCCCCCGCGACGGACGCGTGGTGGTCTCGGTCGCGCCGGACCGGCCCCGTCAGGTCATCGACGGCATCGGCACCTCGTTCACCGAGTCGTCGGCCTTCGTGCTGGCCCATCTCGATCCGGCCCGCCGGGCCGAGGTCGTCGCGCGCCTGTTCGGAGCCGAGGGCGCCGACTTCACCCTGGCCCGGACCCATCTCGGCTCCTGCGACTTCAGCGTCGAGGGCCGGTACTCCTATGCCGAACGTCCCGACGACCGGCAGCTCGCCTCGTTCAGCATCGCCCCCGATTCGGCCGGATTCGACCCGTCGCGCTACCCCGGCGTCCGGGATCCCGCCTACGACCTGCTGCCCTTCGTGCGCGAGGCCCTGGCCCTCAAACGCGGCCGTCCCGACTCGCCCCTGCGCATCGTCGCTTCCGCCTGGACCGCCCCGCCCTGGATGAAGGACATCGGGACCTGGTACATCCCCGGCTCGGCGGCGAACGGCTGGCAGGGCTCCGGCGGCTGGCTGAAGGACGAGCACTTCGCCACCTACGCGGACTACCTCGTCAAGGCCCTCGAGGCGTGGGACGCGGCCGGCGTGCGCTTCTGGGCCCTGACGCCGGTGAACGAGCCCCACGGCAACGGCGGCCACTGGGAGAGCATGCACTTCACGCCCGGCAGCCAGAACGTGTTCATCCGGCGCGACCTGGGTCCGCGCCTGTGGGCGAGCAGGGTCCCGAACACGCGCCTGCTCGTGTACGACCAGAACCGCGACGGGCTCGAACCGTGGCTCGACGCCATCCTGGGCGATCGCGACACGGCGCCCTACGTCTACGGCGCGGCGATCCACTGGTACGGCAGCACGGTGAAGGTGTTCGACGACGTGCTGGAAATGGCCCACCGCCGTTATCCCGACTTCGCGATCGTCCACACCGAGGGCTGCATCGACGCCCTCGGCACGCCGGCGCCCGGCGGCATCACCGATCCGGACGGGTTCACGGAGGAGCCGCTCTGGTTCGGCAACGACGCCTGGTGGTGGGAGGCCCACGCCACCGACTGGGCCTACACCGCGACCTGGGCCGGACCCGGCGCCGCCGACCACCCGAAGTACGTGCCCGTGCACCGCTACGCGCGCAACATCATCGTCAGCCTCGACCACTGGGTCACCGGCTGGATCGACTGGAACGCCGTGCTCGACCGCCGGGGCGGCCCCAACCACGTGGACAACTTCTGCGGCGCGCCCGTGATGATCGACACCGACACCGGCGAGATCCACTACACGCCGGTCTACCACGTGCTGGCCCAGTTCAGCCGCACCATCCGGCCGGGCGACCGGGCGGTGACGGTGACGCGCGACCTGGCCGGACGCGACGCCGACGCCCTGCACGCCTGCGCGACCATGAACGCCGACGGGCTGGTGAGCGTGCAGCTGCTGAACACGACCGGGGCGGCGCTGGCGATCGGGCTGGAGATCGGCGACCGGCATCTGGACCTGACCGTGCCGGCCAACGCGGTGCAGACGGTGCGGGTGGCGGGGACGACTAGCCCTTGA
- a CDS encoding phage holin family protein, whose protein sequence is MNRLLTHWIALAIALGLTAWVLPGVRIDGLVPLLVAALVLGFLNAVLRPILVVLTLPITVLTLGLFYFVLNAILFALGATLVPGFVVDGFGWALLGALLMGVISLLIGRPE, encoded by the coding sequence ATGAATCGCCTGCTCACCCACTGGATCGCCCTGGCCATCGCTCTCGGCCTGACCGCCTGGGTCCTGCCCGGCGTCCGGATCGACGGGCTGGTGCCCCTGCTGGTGGCGGCCCTGGTGCTCGGCTTCCTCAACGCGGTGCTCAGACCGATCCTGGTCGTGCTCACGCTCCCGATCACCGTGCTCACTCTCGGCCTGTTCTACTTCGTGCTGAACGCGATCCTCTTCGCCCTCGGGGCGACGCTCGTGCCCGGGTTCGTGGTCGACGGCTTCGGCTGGGCCCTGCTCGGCGCCCTCCTCATGGGCGTGATCTCGCTGCTCATCGGCCGGCCCGAGTAG
- a CDS encoding sugar ABC transporter permease — protein sequence MVNRRLARLWHHVWIHALVWALVVFAVFPILQIVAISLRPGDQLYSTELQIIPDNATLDAYRIMFTEKPFLLWLRNSLVVSLGTALIGVALASLGGFALSRSRFTGRGAVLQGILMTQMFPATMLLLPLYLLMRKLHLVDTLAGVMVAYVATALPFCIWTMKGYYDTIPVALNEAALIDGCSPLQAFVRVTLPLSAPALVITALFSFMTGWSEFMVARVMLASKELMTLPLGLESLFTTYQTEWANYAAGSLLVCIPVVVLFLVLNRYLVSGLTLGSVKG from the coding sequence ATGGTCAACCGGCGCCTCGCCAGGCTCTGGCATCACGTCTGGATCCACGCCCTGGTGTGGGCGCTGGTGGTGTTCGCCGTGTTCCCGATCCTGCAGATCGTGGCCATCAGCCTCAGGCCGGGCGACCAGCTCTACAGCACCGAGCTGCAGATCATTCCGGACAACGCCACCCTCGACGCCTACCGCATCATGTTCACCGAGAAGCCGTTCCTGCTCTGGCTGCGCAATTCGCTGGTGGTCTCGCTGGGGACGGCGCTCATCGGCGTGGCCCTGGCCAGCCTGGGCGGCTTCGCCCTGTCGCGCTCGCGTTTCACGGGGCGGGGGGCCGTGCTGCAGGGCATCCTCATGACCCAGATGTTCCCCGCGACGATGCTGCTGCTGCCGCTGTACCTGCTGATGCGCAAGCTGCACCTGGTCGACACGCTCGCCGGCGTCATGGTGGCCTACGTGGCCACGGCGCTGCCCTTCTGCATCTGGACCATGAAGGGGTACTACGACACCATTCCGGTGGCCCTGAACGAGGCGGCGCTCATCGACGGCTGCTCGCCCCTGCAGGCCTTCGTGCGGGTGACGCTGCCCCTGAGCGCGCCGGCGCTGGTGATCACGGCCCTCTTCAGCTTCATGACCGGCTGGAGCGAATTCATGGTGGCCCGCGTGATGCTCGCCAGCAAGGAGCTCATGACCCTGCCCCTGGGGCTCGAGTCGCTGTTCACCACCTACCAGACCGAGTGGGCCAACTACGCGGCCGGATCGCTGCTCGTCTGCATCCCGGTGGTGGTGCTCTTCCTGGTGCTGAACCGCTACCTGGTGTCGGGGCTGACCCTCGGCAGCGTCAAGGGCTAG
- a CDS encoding glycogen-binding domain-containing protein, which yields MRAKVFRPSPVLTTLLLWLLLVPRIGAAAPATGDGGVVFSLEAPGAGAVFVAGDFNGWNATATPLVRGDGDVWQATVALAPGTYEYKFVVDGDWREDPANPEKRSDPFGGSNSVVTVGADGSVAQAAAAAAAPVAAAGGTSGGAAAATGDIKVGAPAAVDGGIAFTYRDNRAGKVNLAGTFNGWSADANALASDGKGNWRVIQPLEAGQHEYKFVVDGNWVADPNNPDTVSDPYGGANSVVTVDAAGKLVATAKAAPSAANNNLNAQVTIEGRYLTRFEYAKNVPVGLPDETVTDPRYRLQRPSQSVDLNFTTRVSDIATTFMRMRLDSDANIIQNNVAAALDEAYLAITPNNFALKAYWNQEIYTGEDLLKMGGDVDLPGTILHDHLDSGKGSAGVLFTADPFGVRTRLYFANVHNADYYNDPDLYDNLGLDRIGLRLSRPVGGLEIGLPVYAERSLVWLEGLGGAGIPALDAHRTGNDDASSWYETDNYFVHAGVDLSYRAGEKMTVGAEVLYRKQGQRAVTGNEASETNQNGAIDVPFLDRDGVIVAAQLAYDLSARTSLRLLHQARTESGGNADQRLLGYTFQPQATANRQVFYTIDASPAVVDRDSTELVLDWKGDDDTSAHLWLRRNAADLDYGAVGRTAPEDSTVTSHTEETWYLAGRLGYGRSGTPVGAFELEAGLTLADRGVAGLKHDMLEFILRYDRDLTRNLGFIADLRFARYHYEGQADGTAGESVDTDYVNPFVGFRYTPIRNLLLVLAYGVDPVDYSIDYEGREIGRWMYRQNFLFDHPDASVLDAENNLKSARVVTLRAQLTF from the coding sequence ATGAGAGCCAAGGTATTTCGCCCCTCCCCCGTCCTGACGACGCTGCTGCTGTGGCTGCTGCTGGTGCCCAGAATAGGGGCCGCCGCCCCGGCCACCGGCGACGGCGGTGTCGTCTTCAGCCTCGAGGCGCCGGGCGCCGGCGCCGTGTTCGTGGCCGGGGACTTCAACGGCTGGAACGCCACGGCCACTCCCCTCGTGCGCGGCGACGGCGACGTGTGGCAGGCCACAGTGGCCCTCGCCCCCGGCACCTACGAATACAAGTTCGTGGTCGACGGCGACTGGCGCGAGGACCCGGCCAACCCCGAGAAGCGCTCCGATCCGTTCGGCGGCTCGAATTCCGTGGTGACGGTGGGGGCCGACGGTTCGGTGGCCCAGGCGGCCGCCGCCGCGGCGGCGCCCGTGGCCGCGGCAGGCGGTACTTCCGGCGGCGCCGCCGCGGCCACCGGCGACATCAAGGTGGGCGCCCCCGCCGCCGTCGACGGCGGCATCGCCTTCACCTACCGGGACAACCGCGCCGGCAAGGTGAACCTGGCCGGGACCTTCAACGGCTGGAGCGCCGACGCGAACGCCCTCGCGTCGGACGGCAAGGGCAACTGGCGCGTCATCCAGCCCCTGGAGGCCGGGCAGCACGAGTACAAGTTCGTGGTCGACGGCAACTGGGTGGCCGACCCCAACAATCCCGACACCGTTTCCGACCCCTACGGCGGTGCCAACTCCGTCGTCACCGTCGATGCGGCCGGGAAACTCGTCGCCACGGCGAAGGCCGCGCCCTCCGCGGCCAACAACAACCTCAACGCGCAGGTCACCATCGAGGGCCGCTACCTGACCCGCTTCGAGTACGCCAAGAACGTGCCCGTGGGCCTGCCGGACGAGACCGTCACCGATCCCCGTTACCGGCTGCAGCGGCCGAGCCAGAGCGTCGACCTGAACTTCACGACCAGGGTCAGCGACATCGCCACGACGTTCATGCGCATGCGCCTCGACTCCGACGCCAACATCATCCAGAACAACGTGGCCGCGGCGCTCGACGAGGCCTACCTCGCCATCACGCCGAACAACTTCGCGTTGAAGGCCTACTGGAACCAGGAGATCTACACGGGCGAGGACCTGCTGAAGATGGGCGGCGACGTCGACCTGCCCGGCACGATCCTGCACGACCATCTCGACTCGGGCAAGGGCTCGGCCGGCGTGCTGTTCACGGCGGACCCCTTCGGCGTGCGCACCCGGCTGTACTTCGCCAACGTGCACAACGCCGACTACTACAACGACCCCGACCTGTACGACAACCTGGGCCTCGACCGCATCGGCCTGCGCCTGTCGCGGCCGGTGGGCGGCCTGGAGATCGGCCTGCCTGTGTACGCCGAGCGCTCGCTGGTGTGGCTGGAAGGCCTCGGTGGCGCCGGCATCCCGGCCCTCGACGCCCACCGCACCGGGAACGACGACGCCAGTTCGTGGTACGAGACCGACAACTACTTCGTGCACGCCGGCGTGGACCTGAGCTACCGGGCGGGCGAGAAGATGACCGTCGGGGCCGAGGTGCTCTATCGCAAGCAGGGCCAGCGGGCGGTGACGGGCAACGAAGCCAGCGAGACCAACCAGAACGGCGCCATCGACGTGCCCTTCCTCGACCGCGACGGCGTGATCGTGGCCGCCCAGCTCGCCTACGACCTCTCCGCGCGCACGTCCCTGCGCCTGCTGCACCAGGCCCGGACCGAGAGCGGCGGCAACGCCGACCAGAGGCTGCTCGGCTACACGTTCCAGCCCCAGGCCACGGCCAACCGCCAGGTCTTCTACACCATCGACGCCTCGCCGGCGGTGGTCGACCGCGACTCGACCGAACTGGTGCTCGACTGGAAGGGCGACGACGACACCAGCGCCCATCTCTGGCTGCGTCGCAACGCCGCGGACCTGGACTACGGTGCCGTGGGCCGCACCGCCCCCGAGGACAGCACCGTCACCTCGCACACCGAGGAGACGTGGTACCTGGCCGGACGCCTGGGCTACGGCCGCAGCGGCACGCCCGTGGGCGCCTTCGAACTCGAGGCGGGACTGACCCTGGCCGATCGGGGCGTGGCCGGCCTGAAGCACGACATGCTCGAGTTCATCCTGCGCTACGACCGTGACCTGACCCGCAACCTCGGCTTCATCGCCGACCTGCGCTTCGCCCGCTACCACTACGAGGGCCAGGCCGACGGCACCGCGGGCGAGTCGGTCGATACCGACTACGTGAACCCCTTCGTGGGCTTCCGCTACACCCCCATCCGCAACCTGCTGCTGGTGCTGGCCTACGGCGTCGATCCGGTCGACTACTCGATCGACTACGAGGGCCGCGAAATCGGCCGCTGGATGTACCGGCAGAACTTCCTCTTCGACCACCCGGACGCCTCGGTGCTCGACGCGGAGAACAACCTGAAGAGCGCCCGGGTCGTGACCCTGCGGGCGCAGCTGACGTTCTAG
- a CDS encoding glycogen-binding domain-containing protein, with protein sequence MNAPKIPARLRGRRLAGLTLLAAACLVAAGCSYTRLLRNRLPTPHRVDDFENAVRFVYEAPQAKHVNLCGNWDENGWCGTQASGRFDHTIGAMQDDDKDGIWEVVIPLRPGRYLYKFAVDWGIRWESDQNNPLGEDDGYGGANSILILH encoded by the coding sequence ATGAACGCGCCGAAGATCCCCGCCCGGCTCCGGGGCCGCCGCCTGGCGGGCCTGACCCTGCTCGCCGCCGCCTGCCTCGTCGCGGCCGGCTGCAGCTACACCCGCCTGCTGCGCAACCGCCTGCCGACCCCCCACCGGGTCGACGACTTCGAGAACGCCGTGCGTTTCGTGTACGAGGCGCCCCAGGCCAAGCACGTGAACCTGTGCGGCAACTGGGACGAGAACGGCTGGTGCGGCACCCAGGCCAGCGGCCGCTTCGACCACACCATCGGCGCCATGCAGGACGACGACAAGGACGGCATCTGGGAGGTCGTGATCCCCCTGCGCCCCGGCCGCTACCTGTACAAGTTCGCCGTCGACTGGGGCATCCGCTGGGAGAGCGACCAGAACAACCCCCTCGGCGAGGACGACGG
- a CDS encoding DNA-3-methyladenine glycosylase I has product MSGGRSVVRCAWAAGRPLEEAYHDAEWGRPLHDDRRLFEFLLLEGAQAGLSWSTILAKRENYRRAYDDFDPHRVARYDADRLAAQLADPGIVRNRLKVQAAVTNARAFLAVQEEHGSFDAYIWGFVGGRTLQNAWRSLAEIPATTPESDAMSRDLKRRGFKFVGSTICYAFMQATGMVNDHTVDCHLHAVLGGRS; this is encoded by the coding sequence GTGAGCGGCGGCCGCTCCGTCGTCCGCTGCGCGTGGGCGGCCGGCCGGCCCCTCGAAGAGGCCTACCACGACGCCGAGTGGGGGCGCCCGCTCCACGACGACCGCCGCCTCTTCGAGTTCCTTCTGCTCGAGGGGGCCCAGGCGGGGCTGAGCTGGTCGACGATCCTGGCCAAGCGCGAGAACTACCGCCGGGCCTACGACGACTTCGATCCGCACAGGGTGGCCCGCTACGACGCGGACCGCCTCGCGGCCCAACTCGCCGATCCGGGCATCGTGCGCAACCGCCTGAAGGTGCAGGCGGCGGTGACCAACGCCCGCGCCTTCCTCGCGGTGCAGGAAGAGCACGGCTCGTTCGACGCCTACATCTGGGGCTTCGTCGGCGGCCGCACGCTCCAGAACGCCTGGCGGTCTCTGGCCGAGATTCCGGCCACCACCCCCGAGTCCGACGCCATGAGCCGCGACCTGAAGCGCCGCGGCTTCAAGTTCGTCGGCTCGACCATCTGCTACGCCTTCATGCAGGCCACCGGGATGGTCAACGACCACACGGTGGACTGCCATCTGCACGCCGTGCTTGGCGGCCGGTCATGA
- a CDS encoding sugar ABC transporter permease: MGATQRRLAFWFLLPSAVVLLGVVAYPFFFNVWISLTNWNMFHFRDPSFIGLTHYLRLFAEPDFYRIFGKTVAWTAINLVFHFTLGLGAALLLNRKLPGRNLYRALLILPWAMPQYISALTWRGMFNVEYGAVNIILGKLGAAPVPWFSNEFWAFMAPVITNIWLGFPFIMVIALGGLQSIPQELYEAARIDGAGRVRQFFSITLPMLKPVLLPALVLGTIWTFNNLNVIWLVTDQGLPADKTHILVTYVYKAAFFYYRYGYAAAFSVFIFLCLVVIVKGYDRAAREEAY, translated from the coding sequence ATGGGTGCGACGCAGCGCAGGCTGGCCTTCTGGTTCCTGTTGCCCTCGGCGGTGGTGCTGCTGGGGGTGGTGGCGTACCCCTTCTTCTTCAACGTGTGGATCTCGCTGACGAACTGGAACATGTTCCACTTCCGCGACCCGTCGTTCATCGGCCTGACCCACTACCTGCGCCTCTTCGCCGAGCCCGACTTCTACCGCATCTTCGGCAAGACCGTGGCCTGGACGGCCATCAACCTGGTCTTCCACTTCACGCTGGGGCTCGGGGCGGCGCTGCTGCTGAACCGGAAGCTGCCGGGGCGCAACCTCTACCGCGCCCTGCTGATCCTGCCCTGGGCCATGCCGCAGTACATCAGCGCGCTCACCTGGCGCGGCATGTTCAACGTGGAGTACGGGGCCGTGAACATCATCCTGGGCAAGCTGGGCGCGGCGCCGGTGCCCTGGTTCAGCAACGAGTTCTGGGCCTTCATGGCGCCCGTGATCACCAACATCTGGCTCGGGTTCCCGTTCATCATGGTCATCGCCCTGGGCGGGCTGCAGTCGATTCCGCAGGAGCTGTACGAGGCGGCGCGCATCGACGGCGCGGGGCGCGTGCGGCAGTTCTTCTCCATCACCCTGCCCATGCTCAAGCCCGTGCTGCTGCCCGCGCTCGTGCTGGGCACCATCTGGACCTTCAACAACCTGAACGTCATCTGGCTCGTGACCGATCAGGGCCTGCCCGCCGACAAGACCCACATCCTGGTCACGTACGTCTACAAGGCGGCCTTCTTCTACTACCGCTACGGCTACGCGGCCGCGTTCAGCGTGTTCATCTTCCTGTGCCTGGTCGTGATCGTGAAGGGCTACGACCGCGCGGCGCGCGAGGAGGCGTACTAG
- the nhaA gene encoding Na+/H+ antiporter NhaA, with translation MATAKSGAPSGHFIARFLQLESAGGLLLMAAAVLAIIVANTPLARFYDLLLDTPVAVQIASLKIAKPLLLWINDGLMAVFFFLIGLELKRELVEGELADRRNIVLPGIGAIGGMAVPALVYVLFNRGDAVAMQGWAIPAATDIAFALGILSLIKGVPNSVKVFLTSLAIFDDIGAILIIAIFYTAKISFVALGVVAGCIALLAILSRLKVEARSIYILVGIVMWTAMLKSGVHATLAGVVLAMFIPIRSQRDPGHSPLKALEHDLHEVVAFVILPVFAFANAGIGLAGVTPDEVLHGVPVGVALGLFLGKQVGVFAFCWAGIRAGLMRLPDGMNWPALYGTAALTGIGFTMSLFIGSLAFEQTGVDRFFDERIGIIAGSLAAGVLGYIVLRRVYAGRAVHR, from the coding sequence ATGGCGACCGCGAAGTCCGGCGCTCCGTCCGGCCATTTCATCGCCCGATTCCTGCAGCTCGAATCCGCCGGCGGCCTGCTGCTCATGGCCGCCGCCGTGCTCGCGATCATCGTGGCCAACACGCCCCTGGCCCGCTTCTACGACCTGCTGCTCGACACCCCGGTGGCGGTGCAGATCGCGAGCCTGAAGATCGCCAAGCCCCTGCTGCTGTGGATCAACGACGGCCTGATGGCGGTCTTCTTCTTCCTGATCGGGCTGGAGCTCAAGCGCGAGCTCGTCGAGGGCGAACTGGCCGACAGGCGCAACATCGTGCTGCCGGGGATCGGCGCCATCGGCGGCATGGCCGTGCCGGCTCTCGTCTACGTGCTCTTCAACCGCGGCGACGCCGTGGCCATGCAGGGCTGGGCCATCCCCGCCGCCACCGACATCGCCTTCGCCCTGGGCATCCTGTCCCTCATCAAGGGCGTGCCCAACTCGGTGAAGGTCTTCCTCACCTCGCTGGCGATCTTCGACGACATCGGGGCCATCCTCATCATCGCGATCTTCTACACCGCCAAGATCTCCTTCGTGGCCCTCGGCGTGGTGGCGGGATGCATCGCGCTGCTGGCGATCCTGTCGCGGCTGAAGGTCGAGGCCCGCAGCATCTACATCCTCGTGGGCATCGTCATGTGGACGGCCATGCTCAAGTCCGGTGTCCACGCCACCCTCGCGGGGGTGGTGCTGGCCATGTTCATCCCGATCCGCTCGCAGCGCGATCCGGGCCACTCGCCGCTCAAGGCCCTCGAGCACGATCTGCACGAGGTGGTGGCCTTCGTGATCCTGCCCGTGTTCGCCTTCGCCAACGCCGGCATCGGCCTGGCGGGCGTGACCCCGGACGAGGTCCTCCACGGCGTGCCGGTGGGCGTGGCCCTGGGCCTGTTCCTCGGCAAGCAGGTGGGGGTCTTCGCCTTCTGCTGGGCCGGCATCCGGGCGGGCCTGATGCGGCTGCCGGACGGCATGAACTGGCCGGCCCTCTACGGCACCGCGGCCCTGACGGGCATCGGCTTCACCATGAGCCTGTTCATCGGCTCGCTGGCCTTCGAGCAGACGGGTGTCGACCGGTTCTTCGACGAGCGCATCGGCATCATCGCCGGCTCGCTGGCGGCGGGCGTGCTGGGCTACATCGTGCTGCGGCGGGTCTATGCCGGACGGGCGGTGCACAGGTGA
- a CDS encoding extracellular solute-binding protein, translating to MKRLPAKFAAIPVLLGLALLGAVLLPGCGHVDRSRAVIVWEQMDPGEQDFFDAHVAEFRQRHPEFADFAIERVHYRVEDLQTQFQTAALAYGGPNLVYGPADKVGPYSIMGLLMPVEELLPQAEIDRFTPDALPVLAGHVYGLPDQVGNHLTLVANLALVDSVAVDTDTWLEQLRAATVDRDGDGKPDQYGLVFNLLEPFWLVPWLGGFGGWVMDDALAPTLDTPAMTGALQFLSDLKRERVVPLECDYPLADTIFKEGRAAYIINGPWSWQGYREAGLDIALAPIPMVSATGLWPAPMTSAKCYSVNRYLDPATRECTAALLQWLTSAEVQTNLARGLGVMPADMAAARNPEIQADPAQVASRRQIEKGRLMPIVPEMRAIWDAMRPAYQSVMNGELAPADAAREMQQRAATMIERMRE from the coding sequence ATGAAACGTCTTCCGGCAAAGTTCGCGGCCATCCCGGTCCTGCTCGGCCTCGCCCTGCTCGGCGCCGTGCTCCTGCCCGGTTGCGGCCACGTCGACCGCTCGCGTGCGGTGATCGTCTGGGAGCAGATGGATCCCGGCGAGCAGGACTTCTTCGACGCCCACGTGGCCGAATTCCGCCAACGCCACCCCGAATTCGCCGACTTCGCCATCGAGCGCGTCCACTACCGCGTCGAGGACCTCCAGACCCAGTTCCAGACGGCGGCCCTGGCCTACGGCGGACCCAATCTCGTCTACGGCCCGGCCGACAAGGTGGGGCCCTATTCGATCATGGGCCTGCTGATGCCGGTGGAGGAACTGCTGCCGCAGGCCGAGATCGACCGCTTCACGCCCGATGCCCTGCCGGTCCTCGCAGGCCACGTCTACGGCCTGCCCGACCAGGTGGGCAACCACCTCACGCTGGTGGCCAACCTGGCCCTGGTCGACAGCGTCGCCGTCGATACGGACACCTGGCTGGAGCAGCTGCGTGCGGCCACCGTCGATCGCGACGGCGACGGCAAGCCCGACCAGTACGGCCTCGTCTTCAACCTGCTCGAGCCCTTCTGGCTCGTGCCCTGGCTGGGCGGCTTCGGCGGCTGGGTCATGGACGACGCCCTGGCCCCGACCCTCGACACCCCGGCCATGACGGGCGCCCTGCAGTTCCTGTCCGACCTGAAGCGGGAACGCGTCGTGCCCCTCGAATGCGACTACCCCCTGGCCGACACCATCTTCAAGGAGGGGCGGGCGGCCTACATCATCAACGGGCCCTGGTCGTGGCAGGGGTACCGCGAGGCGGGCCTCGACATCGCCCTGGCGCCGATCCCCATGGTCAGCGCCACGGGCCTGTGGCCCGCGCCCATGACCTCGGCCAAGTGCTATTCGGTCAACCGCTACCTCGATCCCGCGACGCGCGAATGCACCGCGGCGCTGCTGCAGTGGTTGACGAGCGCCGAGGTGCAGACGAACCTCGCCAGGGGCCTGGGCGTGATGCCCGCCGACATGGCGGCCGCGCGCAACCCCGAGATCCAGGCCGATCCGGCCCAGGTGGCCAGCCGGCGCCAGATCGAGAAGGGGCGGCTGATGCCCATCGTGCCCGAGATGCGGGCCATCTGGGACGCCATGCGCCCCGCCTACCAGAGCGTGATGAACGGGGAGCTGGCCCCGGCCGACGCCGCCCGCGAGATGCAGCAGCGGGCCGCGACCATGATCGAGAGGATGCGCGAGTAG